CGTCGCGTTCGATGTCCTGCGGCGCGAGCGCAATCTCGAAAGCCGCCTGCTCGACGGAGCCCTGACCGCGGCGGTTTCCGTGCCCGACCTGAGGCAGGGGGACATGCTGCGCTTCGCCTACAGCACGACGCTGGCCGACCAGGCGCTGGGCGACGAGATGCAGGTGGTGCAGTACCTGCCCGCCAAGCCGTGGCGGGTCGCGCAGGGACGCGCCATCGTCTCATGGCCGACCGGCAGCGGGGTGAGCTATCGCGCGGGACCGGACATCGCCATCGGCAGTCCGACGCGCGCCAACGGATACAACCGCGTCAGCGTCTCGCTCCCGATCGATAAGCGCGACGAGATGCCTTATGACGCGCCCTCGCGCTTCAATCGCTTCCCGCTGCTCCAGGTGGGTACGTTCGACAGTTACGATGAACTGTCGCGCGTGATGGCACCGCATTACGCCGAAGCTGCGCAGCTTCCGGAAAGCGGCGCGGTCGCGGCTATCGTGGCCCGGATCATGGCGGACACATCCGATCCGCTGGAGCGGACCGCCATGGCGACCCGCATCGTGCAGGACCAGGTCAGCTACCTGATGGACGGCCTGAACGGTGGCAACTACCTGCCGCAGGACGCGGAAGACACCTGGGCCAAGCGGTACGGGGACTGCAAGGCCAAGTCGGTCCTGTTGAATGCGATGCTGCAGAAGATGGGCATCGATTCGCAAGTCGTGCTGGTCACCACGCAAGGCGGGGATGCCTTGCCGGAGATGCTGCCGCTGCCGGCCAATTTCGACCATATGATCGTACGCGCCCGGATCGACGGAGAGAATTACTGGCTGGACGGCACCAGCACGGCGACCCGCCTCAACAATCTGTCGCAGGTGCCGCCGTTCTTCTACGCGCTGCCGGTCGTGGCGGCGGGTTCGGACCTGGTCGCGATGGACAAGCGCCTGCCTTCGCTGGCCGACGCAATGATGACCGCGACATACGATCAGTCCGCAGGTGCCGACCTTCCCATCATGTTCGAACTCGAGATGCAGCTGACCGGCGCCTCCGGTGCGCGGCTGCAAAGCGTGGTCGACGAGAACGATCCGGAAATGAAGAAGGCCATCGCGCAGAGTTTCGGGGCAGGGCAGGTGTCCGGCGGACAGGTGACCGATGTCGACCTGTCCTACGATGCGACGACCGCGATCGGCACGGTGCGGGTTGTCGGGGTGGGCGATTCGCGTTTCGGATACGAAAACGGCCGCTTCCAGGCGACGCTTGCGAACGGGGGCGGGCAGGTCTTCCGGCCCAACCGCGTGCGTCCGGCGTGGCGCGAGATCCCGGTCATGACCTACGGACCCCAGAGGTCGGATTCGGTCATGCGGATAAAGCTTCCCGCCGGAGGGGAAGGTTTCCGGCTGGAAGGCGACACTACTCTGGAGGAGACCTACGCCAACACGACCATAGCGCGATCGGCCAAGATCGAAGGCGACACGGTCGTGATGAAAGAATCGGTGTCCAACCTGCTCGGCGAAGTCGAACCCGACGAGATCGGGGACGAGCGCCGCCGGGCGCTGAAGGTTTCGAAGTCCCGCATCGTGCTGCGGGCGCCGGACGACACGGTCTGGCGCTGGGATCTCGAACCCGCCGAACTCACTCGCAGGACGCAGGAGGCCCGCGCCGCCTACGACCTAGCGGTGGCGAATGCGGACGAGGATGATTTCGGACCGCTGCAGGCGCGTGCCAACTTCTTCGCGCACACCTTCGCCTACGACCTGGCCGCGCAGGACATCAGCCGCATCATTGCGGAAGAGCCGTCGGCGGACCTCCTCCTGACCCGCGCCACACTGCTGAACTCGCTCGGCCGGCATGACGATGCGATCGCGGATATCGCGCTCGCCTACGAACTGGACGGGGCCGCCAGCACGGCGACGTGGCAGGCGACCATGCTGGCGCAGACCGGCCGGACCGACGAGGCGCTCGAACTGCTCGACCTGTTGCCCGTCGACGAGGATGACATGGACAATTACGCCGAGGCGCGGTCTTTCGTGCTGGGCATCTCGGGCGACACCGATGCCGCGCGCGCGGTCCTGGAAGAACGGCTGGCCGAACGGGAGAACAGCGCGGATGTCCTCAACGCCGACTGCTGGCTGCGTGGGACGCTTGAAGTCGACCTCGACGGCGCGATGGAGCGCTGCACCCGGGCCGTGGAGCGCGCAGCCTATCCCGCCAACGCCCTCGATAGCAGGGCGCTCGTCCGGTATCGCATGGGCGATGCGGCGGGGGCTCTGGCGGATCTGGACGCGGCGCTCAAGCTGGCGCCCGACCTTTCGGCGTCGCGTTACCTTAAGGGCATCATCCTGCAGGAGCAGGGCGATGTGGCCGGGGATGCGCTCGTGGCCAGCGCGCTGCGCCAGTCGCCCGAACTGAAGGCCTACTATAATCTCTACGGGATCGCGCCGGTCGGCTGATGCCGGTCAGATAAGGCCCTTGGACCGGAGCGAAACGTGGCCCTGCCGTCCCACGATCACGTGATCGTGGACGGTGATGCCCAGCAACCTACCGGCTTCGGCGATGCGATTGGTAATCTGGATGTCGGCCCTGCTCGGCTCCGGATTGCCGCTGGGATGGTTGTGGACGAGGATCAGGGCGGTGGCGCCCAGGTCCAGTCCGCGCCGGATGACTTCGCGCGGATGGATCGCCGCCTCGTCGATCGAACCGTCGCCGACATGGTGGTCCTGGATCAGGCGGTTCTGCGTGTCGAGATAGAGCACGCGCACGCGCTCCACGGTCAGGTGCGCCATGTCTATCGCGAGATAGTCCAGCAGCGCCTGCCAGCTGCCGAGGACCGGCTTGTCCTGCACTTCATTGCGCGCCATGCGCCGTGCAGCCGTCGCCACCGCCTTCAGCGCCGCAGCCGTCGTCTCGCCCACGCCGTCCACCGCCTGCAGCGCGCCGGGTTCGGCATTGAGGACCTTCGACAAAGAGCCGAACCGGTCGATCAGCCGCTTGGCAATCGGCTTGGTGTCGCCTTGCCGGATCGCCGCGAACAGCAGATATTCGAGCACTTCGTAATCCGCGAGCGCTTCCGCCCCGCCATGCAGCAGGCGCTGGCGAAGGCGCGCGCGGTGGCCGCTTCCGTCATGGGGTTTCCTCGAAGCGCGATCGTCGGCCATCGGCGGGGCTTGTCAGCGTATTCGACGCGACTTGCAAGAACTGCACGCCGGCTTGATGTCTTTGACGAACGGGGCAGGGCAGGAAAACAGCCATTCGGTTGACTCGGAATCATGCGCCGCCTAAGGGGTGCGCGCCCTCGGCGGGTGCCTCTTGCCCGTGTCTCGCATTCCCTTCAAGGAGGCTGGCATGAGCGACGAGAAACCTGCACGGGAACCCATCGGTGAGGATGCGCGGATCGACGCGCTCGAGGGGCGGTTGAAAGCCGCACGCGAGCGGGAAGATACGCGCAGACGCCAGCAGGCCAAGAAGCCCGACGCGAGCTATCGCAGCGGCAACCGGGCCCTGGCGGACCTTCTCGGCGGGTTGATCGGCGGCACGTTGCTGGGCGTTGGCGTGGATGCGCTGGCCGGCACGTCGCCGTGGGGTCTGTTGGTGGGGCTGTTCCTCGGAATAGTCGTGGCTTTCAGGAACATTCTCCGGATGGCGAAGTCGCCATCGCCGGCCTCGTCCGACGAGGATGGCGCTTCGGACGGAATTACTCGGGATTAAGGGCTTAGGCAGACGTGGCAACCGAAGGCGAACCGGCCAAGGTCGATCCGATGTACCAGTTCACCATCAAGCCGCTCGGTGGGACCGAGGCTTGGGAACTGGGCGGCAGCGGCATCAACATCGCATTCACCAACAGCGCGTTGTGGATGGCGATCACCACTGTCGTGCTCATCGCCTTCGTCTGGGGCGGCATGAAGCGGCAACTGGTGCCCGGCCGCTGGCAGATGGCGGTGGAAAGCTTCACCGGTTTCATCGACGACATGCTGGAAGTGAACATCGGCAAGGCGGGGAAGAAGTACGTTCCCTACGTCTTCAGCCTGTTCATGTTCATCCTCTTCGCCAACCTGCTCGGCCTGATGCCGGTCGGGATTTTCGGCATCCATCCCTTTACCTTCACCAGCCATTTCACGGTGACGGGCGTCCTGGCGGCGATCAGCTTCTCGATCGTCCTGCTGGTCGGCTTCTTCAAGCACGGCTTCAAGTTCTTCGGCCTGTTCGTGCCGCACGGCACGCCGCTGCCCATGATCCCCATCATCTTCCCGATCGAGCTGGTCTCGTTCATGGTGCGCCCCTTCAGCCTCGCGCTGCGCCTTTTCGTGGCGATGATGGCCGGACACCTTCTTCTCAAGGTGCTGTCGTCCTTCGTGATCGACGGGACCAATGCCGGCGCGATCTTCGGCCTTATTGCCGGGCTTCCCAGCTTCCTGCTCATGATCGCGATCAGCGCGCTGGAAATCCTCGTCGCCGGCGTTCAGGCATATGTCTTCGCCCTGCTGACCGCATTGTACATCAACGACGCGGAAAACCTTCACTAAGGGCGCCCGAATTCGCGCCCGTTCTTTCTCAAATCACGGATCATCAAGGAGTAATCGAAATGGAAGCAGAAGCAGCACGGATGCTCGGCGCGGGCCTCGCAGCTATCGGAGCCGGTCTGGCCGCTCTGGGCGTGGGTAACGTCTTCGCATCGTATCTCTCGGGCGCGCTGCGCAACCCGGGTGCCGCAGACGGCCAGCAGGGCCGCCTGTTCATCGGCTTCGCCGCAGCCGAACTTCTCGGCCTGCTGGCGTTCGTGATCGCGGCGCTGCTGATCTTCGTCGCCTGATC
This genomic interval from Qipengyuania sp. JC766 contains the following:
- the radC gene encoding DNA repair protein RadC — protein: MADDRASRKPHDGSGHRARLRQRLLHGGAEALADYEVLEYLLFAAIRQGDTKPIAKRLIDRFGSLSKVLNAEPGALQAVDGVGETTAAALKAVATAARRMARNEVQDKPVLGSWQALLDYLAIDMAHLTVERVRVLYLDTQNRLIQDHHVGDGSIDEAAIHPREVIRRGLDLGATALILVHNHPSGNPEPSRADIQITNRIAEAGRLLGITVHDHVIVGRQGHVSLRSKGLI
- a CDS encoding DUF3857 and transglutaminase domain-containing protein; protein product: MVRLIGSSAIALVLATPALAGDEVRYAPAPDWVEVAQIDAGSIEDGPSEVLYDWQHRLEDGVVRSYFDRAVRIDNPEMLTSEGTVQVEWLPDKGDITVHRFSIIRDGKEIDLAGQGVAFDVLRRERNLESRLLDGALTAAVSVPDLRQGDMLRFAYSTTLADQALGDEMQVVQYLPAKPWRVAQGRAIVSWPTGSGVSYRAGPDIAIGSPTRANGYNRVSVSLPIDKRDEMPYDAPSRFNRFPLLQVGTFDSYDELSRVMAPHYAEAAQLPESGAVAAIVARIMADTSDPLERTAMATRIVQDQVSYLMDGLNGGNYLPQDAEDTWAKRYGDCKAKSVLLNAMLQKMGIDSQVVLVTTQGGDALPEMLPLPANFDHMIVRARIDGENYWLDGTSTATRLNNLSQVPPFFYALPVVAAGSDLVAMDKRLPSLADAMMTATYDQSAGADLPIMFELEMQLTGASGARLQSVVDENDPEMKKAIAQSFGAGQVSGGQVTDVDLSYDATTAIGTVRVVGVGDSRFGYENGRFQATLANGGGQVFRPNRVRPAWREIPVMTYGPQRSDSVMRIKLPAGGEGFRLEGDTTLEETYANTTIARSAKIEGDTVVMKESVSNLLGEVEPDEIGDERRRALKVSKSRIVLRAPDDTVWRWDLEPAELTRRTQEARAAYDLAVANADEDDFGPLQARANFFAHTFAYDLAAQDISRIIAEEPSADLLLTRATLLNSLGRHDDAIADIALAYELDGAASTATWQATMLAQTGRTDEALELLDLLPVDEDDMDNYAEARSFVLGISGDTDAARAVLEERLAERENSADVLNADCWLRGTLEVDLDGAMERCTRAVERAAYPANALDSRALVRYRMGDAAGALADLDAALKLAPDLSASRYLKGIILQEQGDVAGDALVASALRQSPELKAYYNLYGIAPVG
- a CDS encoding F0F1 ATP synthase subunit A yields the protein MYQFTIKPLGGTEAWELGGSGINIAFTNSALWMAITTVVLIAFVWGGMKRQLVPGRWQMAVESFTGFIDDMLEVNIGKAGKKYVPYVFSLFMFILFANLLGLMPVGIFGIHPFTFTSHFTVTGVLAAISFSIVLLVGFFKHGFKFFGLFVPHGTPLPMIPIIFPIELVSFMVRPFSLALRLFVAMMAGHLLLKVLSSFVIDGTNAGAIFGLIAGLPSFLLMIAISALEILVAGVQAYVFALLTALYINDAENLH
- a CDS encoding AtpZ/AtpI family protein, which gives rise to MSDEKPAREPIGEDARIDALEGRLKAAREREDTRRRQQAKKPDASYRSGNRALADLLGGLIGGTLLGVGVDALAGTSPWGLLVGLFLGIVVAFRNILRMAKSPSPASSDEDGASDGITRD
- a CDS encoding F0F1 ATP synthase subunit C yields the protein MEAEAARMLGAGLAAIGAGLAALGVGNVFASYLSGALRNPGAADGQQGRLFIGFAAAELLGLLAFVIAALLIFVA